A genomic segment from Salvia splendens isolate huo1 chromosome 13, SspV2, whole genome shotgun sequence encodes:
- the LOC121761080 gene encoding polyadenylate-binding protein 5-like, translating into MAATAIPPPALMAAAPAVTVPGALFPNSSLYVGDLDAMVDESKLYDLFSHVAPVASVRICRDVTRRSSLGYAYVNFNSPIDASNAKDALNFTHVNGKPIRIMFSHRDPSLRKSGYANLFIKNLDQAIDTKALYETFSAFGTVLSCKIAVDHNENSRGYGFVQFDKEEAAQNAIQRLNGMLINDKKVYVGIFVRRQERNRGKGSPKFTNVYVKNLSESATDESLRKMFDKFGGITSAVIMKDGNGKSKCFGFVNFESPDSAAAAVENLNGSSSDDKVLYVARAEKKAEREAELKSQFEQERNSRFEKLKGANLYLKNLDDSVNEERLKELFSEFGNITSSKLVRDLNGLSKGSGFVAFASPEEATKALNEMNGKIIGRKPLYVAVAQRKDERKAWLQAHFTQTRSSGSMSPLMPGFHSSSPRHAHQQVYFGQVGPGLIPQTPGYGFQQQHMPALQPGVPSNFILPFQLQQQTQPGPRPDPRRGANSPQPQQQMYGNQGFNRYMPNARNGINPSMVPQGLMGPMMPLPIDASSPTSGASLDIPISLPLPRPTLASALASASPENQRMMLGEQLYPLVERLERNHAGKVTGMLLEMDQTEVLHLIESPDALKKKVVEAMNVLHLASSGSDIGDQLRSLS; encoded by the exons ATGGCGGCGACGGCGATTCCGCCACCGGCGTTGATGGCGGCAGCTCCGGCCGTGACTGTGCCGGGCGCTCTTTTCCCTAACTCGTCGCTCTACGTCGGCGATCTGGACGCCATGGTGGACGAGAGCAAGCTCTACGATCTGTTCAGCCACGTGGCGCCGGTCGCCTCTGTCAGGATTTGCAGAGATGTGACGCGCCGATCGTCGCTCGGATATGCCTACGTCAATTTCAATTCTCCGATCGACG CTTCTAATGCAAAGGATGCTTTGAATTTCACTCATGTAAATGGAAAGCCAATCCGGATCATGTTCTCTCACAGAGATCCTAGCCTCCGGAAAAGTGGATATGCTAATCTCTTCATCAAGAATTTGGATCAAGCAATCGACACAAAGGCGCTCTACGAGACCTTCTCTGCCTTCGGAACTGTGCTCTCTTGCAAGATCGCGGTCGATCACAACGAGAACTCGAGGGGCTATGGCTTCGTGCAGTTCGACAAGGAGGAAGCCGCGCAAAACGCCATCCAAAGGCTGAATGGCATGTTGATAAACGACAAGAAAGTCTACGTGGGGATTTTTGTGCGTCGACAGGAGAGAAACCGGGGGAAAGGATCGCCAAAATTCACGAACGTTTACGTGAAAAACCTGTCCGAGAGTGCCACGGATGAGAGCCTTAGGAAAATGTTCGATAAGTTTGGAGGGATCACTAGCGCGGTGATCATGAAAGATGGCAATGGGAAGTCGAAATGCTTTGGCTTTGTGAATTTCGAGAGCCCTGATTCTGCAGCTGCTGCAGTTGAGAATCTGAACGGATCCTCATCCGATGATAAGGTGTTGTATGTTGCAAGGGCTGAAAAGAAGGCGGAAAGAGAGGCGGAACTCAAGTCTCAGTTCGAGCAGGAGAGGAATAGTAGGTTCGAGAAATTAAAGGGTGCTAACCTTTATTTGAAGAATCTTGATGATAGTGTGAATGAAGAGAGGCTGAAGGAACTATTTTCAGAGTTTGGAAACATTACATCAAGCAAG CTCGTGCGTGATTTGAATGGACTGAGCAAAGGTTCGGGTTTTGTGGCATTCGCTAGTCCTGAAGAAGCGACCAAAGCT TTGAATGAAATGAATGGGAAGATTATTGGGAGGAAACCTCTATATGTTGCAGTGGCTCAAAGAAAAGATGAAAGGAAAGCTTGGCTGCAG GCACATTTTACTCAGACGCGATCCTCTGGCAGCATGTCTCCACTTATGCCGGGGTTCCACTCCAGCTCACCGAGGCATGCTCATCAGCAAGTTTACTTCGGCCAAGTTGGTCCCGGGCTCATCCCTCAGACGCCCGGGTATGGATTTCAGCAGCAGCACATGCCTGCTCTACAGCCGGGAGTCCCATCGAATTTCATCTTGCCTTTCCAACTTCAGCAGCAAACTCAGCCCGGTCCCCGGCCGGATCCTAGGAGAGGTGCAAATTCTCCACAGCCTCAGCAACAG ATGTACGGAAATCAAGGTTTCAACAGATACATGCCGAATGCGCGAAACGGCATCAACCCCTCCATGGTTCCTCAAGGCCTAATGGGACCAATGATGCCACTACCTATTGATGCATCATCTCCAACATCGGGAGCTTCTCTAGACATCCCGATTTCACTGCCATTGCCTCGACCAACCCTCGCATCAGCCTTGGCATCTGCTTCACCAGAAAATCAGCGCATG ATGCTCGGCGAACAACTCTACCCTCTGGTCGAGCGCCTAGAGCGTAACCACGCAGGAAAAGTCACTGGCATGCTGCTGGAGATGGACCAAACTGAGGTGCTTCACCTGATAGAGTCACCGGACGCCCTCAAGAAGAAAGTCGTTGAGGCGATGAATGTACTCCATTTGGCATCGAGCGGGTCCGACATCGGCGATCAACTTCGATCCTTGTCTTAA
- the LOC121760032 gene encoding uncharacterized protein At1g76660-like produces the protein MASEQIRFLQPQQAPASWRKRWGGCWTGLSCFSKNKGGKRIVPASRMPEGNQVSNQPNGPQAIGLPNQTTGIPQSLYAPPSSPASFSNSALPSTAQSPNCFLSANSPSGPSSTMFVTGPYAHETQLVSPPVFSTFTTEPSTAPYTPPPELAHLTTPSSPDVPYAHFLSSSTNMKGADRHSYFAANDLHATYSLYPGSPASALRSPVSLTPEKEYPSQWSPSIPSQEPGHSKSGSGRYIGLEADGAGKSHQDSNFFCPETFAQFYLDQSSLSQSGGRLSISRESDAYSNGGNGHQNRQAKVSKPDPEELEAYRASFGFSADEIVTTAHYVEISNVSDDSFSMTPLTPDKPPGDGNILNAPSRERTEIGKKQEGFPALQLGDAGPTHPGSYNSPEDQAPQKRRGLPSSHIPSDDEDIYSKMGAPRNGRKYPFGSSNSDAEIEYRRGRSLREQHNRR, from the exons ATGGCATCGGAGCAGATTAGGTTTCTGCAGCCACAGCAAGCACCGGCTTCCTGG CGCAAGAGGTGGGGAGGTTGTTGGACTGGACTTTCTTGTTTCAGTAAAAATAAAGGCGGAAAACGGATTGTGCCCGCATCAAGAATGCCCGAAGGGAACCAAGTATCGAATCAGCCGAACGGCCCCCAAGCCATTGGGCTGCCTAATCAGACGACCGGAATCCCCCAGTCTCTTTATGCTCCGCCATCTTCGCCTGCTTCTTTCTCGAATTCTGCACTCCCGTCGACAGCTCAGTCTCCCAACTGTTTCTTGTCTGCCAACTCTCCCAGCGGTCCTTCGTCTACTATGTTCGTCACCGGCCCATACGCCCATGAGACGCAGCTGGTATCCCCTCCGGTGTTCTCGACTTTCACAACCGAGCCATCCACGGCTCCTTATACACCTCCGCCGGAGTTGGCGCATTTGACCACTCCGTCTTCCCCCGACGTGCCTTACGCCCATTTCCTCTCGTCTTCCACCAATATGAAAGGCGCTGATAGGCACAGTTACTTCGCTGCAAATGATCTTCACGCCACGTATTCGCTCTACCCGGGAAGCCCGGCAAGTGCCCTCAGGTCGCCTGTTTCTTTGACGCCAGAGAAAGAATATCCCTCTCAGTGGAGTCCTTCGATCCCTTCACAAGAGCCCGGGCATTCAAAATCCGGGTCGGGCCGGTATATCGGGCTTGAGGCAGACGGCGCCGGAAAGTCGCACCAAGATTCCAATTTCTTCTGTCCCGAGACGTTCGCGCAGTTCTATCTTGACCAGTCCTCGCTTTCTCAATCCGGTGGTAGGTTAAGTATCTCCCGAGAATCGGATGCTTACTCGAACGGCGGAAACGGGCACCAAAACAGGCAGGCGAAAGTTTCCAAACCTGATCCTGAGGAACTGGAGGCTTATAGGGCTTCTTTCGGGTTCAGTGCTGATGAAATCGTCACCACAGCACATTATGTTGAGATATCAAACGTGTCGGACGACTCCTTCAGCATGACACCGCTCACCCCCGACAAACCCCCCGGGGATGGAAACATCTTGAATGCACCATCAAGAGAGAGGACAGAGATAGGCAAGAAGCAAGAAGGCTTTCCTGCTCTGCAGCTTGGAGATGCAGGACCGACTCATCCCGGCTCGTACAACAGCCCCGAAG ATCAAGCCCCACAAAAACGGCGAGGGTTGCCAAGTAGCCACATCCCAAGCGATGATGAAGACATATACTCGAAGATGGGGGCTCCTAGAAACGGCCGGAAGTATCCGTTTGGTTCGTCCAATTCTGATGCGGAGATTGAGTACAGGAGAGGGCGGAGCCTGAGAGAACAACATAACCGGAGGTAG
- the LOC121761302 gene encoding uncharacterized protein LOC121761302, translating into MPISFIAVQCFECSTMQVKQQKKSSNKWICVVCNQNQSVQKVFAQSFTAKDVRKVVQNFNISRQISDQQHPISGEEPQITADSPKKEEQKRKRSDWTEYIDSDDQEECSAKFELGVHSAQGDGGIEPLVVTEMPKAMFSKPKVRNYSCRGEKLLRPSFPNRRDGKVQQNEDLGRNSNVVNAKDKGLDLKWNSFMAQIREKRDLVGGEKRDSAGKNTVSKWSSYITAEDEDGDEDPLTSKIIEKRKGGEDHLLQLWMNDEGLEEDIHHDFL; encoded by the exons ATGCCGATCTCTTTCATCGCCGTCCAGTGTTTCGAGTGCTCCACCATGCAg GTGAAGCAGCAGAAGAAGAGCAGCAACAAATGGATCTGCGTGGTGTGCAATCAGAATCAATCCGTGCAGAAGGTGTTCGCGCAGTCGTTCACGGCGAAGGACGTGCGCAAAGTCGTACAGAATTTCAACATATCTCGCCAAATTTCCGATCAGCAGCATCCGATCTCCGGCGAAGAGCCTCAGATCACCGCCGACTCTCCAAAAAAGGAAGAGCAGAAGAGGAAAAGGAGCGATTGGACGGAGTACATCGATAGCGACGATCAGGAGGAATGCTCTGCTAAATTCGAGCTAGGGGTGCATTCTGCACAAG GGGATGGTGGAATCGAGCCATTGGTTGTGACAGAGATGCCGAAGGCGATGTTCTCTAAGCCTAAAGTAAGGAACTACTCTTGCAGAGGGGAAAAGCTTTTGAGACCTTCGTTTCCAAACAGAAGAGATGGCAAAGTGCAGCAAAATGAAG ATTTGGGAAGAAATTCCAATGTGGTAAACGCTAAAGACAAGGGTTTGGATTTGAAATGGAACAGTTTTATGGCACAAATTCGAGAAAAACGTGATTTAGTCGGGGGAGAGAAACGCGATTCAGCAGGCAAGAACACGGTTTCAAAGTGGAGTAGCTACATAACTGCAGAGGATGAGGACGGGGACGAGGATCCTCTAACCTCGAAGATTATTGAGAAGAGAAAAGGTGGCGAAGATCATCTCTTACAGTTGTGGATGAACGATGAGGGATTAGAGGAAGACATCCACCATGATTTCCTCTGA